The candidate division TA06 bacterium DNA window TCACTGCGATATTTTTTAAAAAATAGATAGAACGGAAACGCAAGTATTGCCATCATTAATATAATACTGATTCCACCGAATTCAACACCATATCGCAACAACATATTGTGGGGATCATCATGTATTTCGTTAAATATTCGATAAGGGAATTGACCAGGGCCTGTTCCGATAAATATCCCATTTTTTATTTGCACCAAGCAATCCCACCACATTGATAAACGATACAACGTTGAAAAGTCAACTTTTATGTTTTGCACTCGAAATATTATTTGATTAATGAATGGCCTAAGCAGAAATAATACTGTTAACAGAGAGATGATTATTGGCAATATTTTTATTTTTTTATCTGTTAACATTTTCCCGAATATAAAAGTTACAACAGCCATGAATAACCCGACTAATGACCCTCGTGACATCATTGTAAGTGCTATAAAAAAAGCAGAAACGACAATAAATTGCATAAAAATATTTTTCACCCATCGCCCTTTCCACAAATCCATACTGGTATACCCGAACACTGCAATAAAAATAAGGATATCGGCTAATCGATTGCTTCCATTCCCCGGTATCGATAATTTACGAAACAATGCAAATGTAAAAGCACTGACATTTAAATCATTTTGTACCAATATGGACATAAAAGCGATTATTGCCTCTATCACTATAAACCCGAACAAGAATGGTAAACCTCTTACTAATATCCATTGCTGTCCTTCATTTGAGATATATTCATCCTGTATCAAAACATAAAGCATAAAGGGGATAATGGCTAAAGTTGTATACCATTGAATCCCTAGATATAAAAAATGCCATTTTGCAACGGTAAATAGTCCTAACAGAATAATTATCAACCATGAAACGGTTACAATATCAAAACTAATAATTTGTTGCTTCCTATACATTCTATTGAGAAGTAAGTAGAAAAACGTTATACACATTAGCACATAACTTGCTTTCATAATTGAAGGGGCTGGTGCAAAATTAAGTAGTATACTTATGAAAATAATGACTTCAGGTCGTTTCCTAAACAATAACAATATTAACACTAACATGGCTATTCCAAAAAGAACAATAATTGGAACCCACATTTGGAATACAACCATTAACAAAATTCCCAACCCTATACAAATAAATATAGTTAGTATTTTATTGGAAATACACATTTTTAACAATATTTTTATCAGATTATTGGTGATTGCGAGGGTCTACTGCCTTTTTCTATTTTAAAATGCTCTTTAATGCCATAAATCGTTCTTTGTAAATTGGATCATGTGAATAATAATCAAAGGCATAATTTACAATAATTGCACAAACGCCCATAATTAAACCTATCATCATACCCATTATAGTAATGATTGACCGTTTCGGCCAGCTCTTTTTATACGGCGGAGTAGCCCTTTCCAAAAACTGAATCTTAGGCGTATCCTTGGCTTCCATTATCTTGGCCTGCTCCAACTGCTGGACCAAAAGCCCATATACCTCCTGGTGTATCTTCACATCCCGCATCCGGCGGCCCAGTTCCATCCCTATGTCTGGGGCGCTGGCAAAA harbors:
- a CDS encoding O-antigen ligase family protein, translating into MVVFQMWVPIIVLFGIAMLVLILLLFRKRPEVIIFISILLNFAPAPSIMKASYVLMCITFFYLLLNRMYRKQQIISFDIVTVSWLIIILLGLFTVAKWHFLYLGIQWYTTLAIIPFMLYVLIQDEYISNEGQQWILVRGLPFLFGFIVIEAIIAFMSILVQNDLNVSAFTFALFRKLSIPGNGSNRLADILIFIAVFGYTSMDLWKGRWVKNIFMQFIVVSAFFIALTMMSRGSLVGLFMAVVTFIFGKMLTDKKIKILPIIISLLTVLFLLRPFINQIIFRVQNIKVDFSTLYRLSMWWDCLVQIKNGIFIGTGPGQFPYRIFNEIHDDPHNMLLRYGVEFGGISIILMMAILAFPFYLFFKKYRSDPKTTMAIFLLFAPALLGTLMHSQIDYIINSKSYGPFFWLMWAICIKMLSSNVQLNKTNSFDYLPNHE